A genome region from Salvia splendens isolate huo1 chromosome 19, SspV2, whole genome shotgun sequence includes the following:
- the LOC121778342 gene encoding AT-hook motif nuclear-localized protein 9-like produces MDGRDGMALQGSASYYLHRGGIGGSGGSGPGHTVHGGGGGGGGSASAQPGLMHSSPAFKNLANSGIQVQPNAGGGGGGPAVAASGSSFHVENPSQHFSYSRGIAVALPGGELVQKKKRGRPRKYAPDGANMGLGLSPMSAPKPSSTLVVSPGEKARRGRPPGTGWKQKLAPLGEWMNNSAGLAFTPHVLHVGVGEDVAEKILAFAQQRPRALCIMSANGSVSAVTLRQPTASNSTVTYEGRFEILCLSGSYLVAESGGPRNRTGGISISVCSPDGHIIGGAIGGRLVAANPVQVVACSFVYGGTKPKGKVESAAEDDKHLVEKSAEKSLTPITAASSQNYTPNTGTSVWPPVARSEVKNSQTDIDLMRG; encoded by the exons ATGGATGGGAGAGATGGGATGGCATTACAAGGGTCAGCATCATACTACCTCCATAGAGGGGGAATTGGTGGATCTGGTGGTTCAGGGCCTGGCCATACTGTTCAtggcggtggaggtggcggtggtggcTCTGCTTCTGCTCAGCCCGGCTTAATGCACTCTTCCCCTGCTTTCAAGAATCTTGCAAACTCCGGCATTCAGGTGCAGCCCAATGCagggggtggtggtggtggtcctGCTGTTGCTGCGAGTGGTTCATCGTTCCATGTTGAGAACCCATCGCAGCATTTTTCTTACAGCAGAGGCATTGCGGTTGCATTACCGGGCGGCGAACTGgtgcagaagaagaagaggggtAGGCCGAGGAAGTATGCCCCCGATGGAGCTAACATGGGCTTAGGATTATCCCCCATGTCTGCACCTAAGCCTTCTTCCACTTTGGTGGTCAGCCCTGGGGAAAAAGCAAGACGAGGCCGACCTCCCGGGACTGGATGGAAGCAGAAGCTTGCTCCCCTTG GCGAATGGATGAACAACTCAGCTGGATTAGCCTTTACACCTCATGTCTTGCATGTTGGTGTTGGTGAG GATGTTGCAGAAAAAATTCTGGCATTTGCTCAACAGAGGCCAAGAGCTCTATGCATTATGTCTGCTAACGGATCAGTTTCTGCAGTTACACTGCGCCAACCTACAGCTTCTAATAGCACCGTTACCTATGAG GGCCGTTTCGAGATACTTTGCTTATCGGGGTCTTACTTGGTTGCTGAAAGCGGTGGCCCTCGCAATCGTACTGGTGGAATAAGCATTTCAGTTTGCAGTCCCGACGGACATATCATTGGGGGTGCGATAGGTGGTAGACTCGTAGCAGCAAACCCAGTACAG GTAGTCGCATGTAGTTTCGTTTATGGTGGAACTAAGCCAAAAGGCAAGGTCGAGTCGGCTGCTGAAGATGACAAACATCTGGTAGAGAAATCTGCAGAGAAGTCCTTGACCCCAATAACTGCTGCTTCTAGTCAAAACTATACACCTAACACTGGAACAAGTGTTTGGCCGCCAGTTGCTCGGTCAGAAGTAAAAAATTCCCAGACGGATATTGACCTGATGCGCGGATGA
- the LOC121779132 gene encoding receptor kinase-like protein Xa21 encodes MCASEISGACFMAKIILWCNSFTGNLTISTKFEITENCMTGIIPTEFGQLRRMKMLGLALNSFGSIPRELFNISTLQVLSLVENAMSLSYVSISDNPLYGIIPASVRNLSSSLVEFTASGCKLNGSIPVQIGNLSRLTILAFDSNELSGNIPLSIKHLHKLQRLYLADNMLQGPIPEVVCHLYNLNFIKMDNNQFSGSIPICLGNISSLRYIFMYSNMLHSSIPSSLWDLKDLLNLDLSSNSFSGVLLEKVSNLGAAISIDLSMNQLAGPIPSTVGKLQNLANLALANNNLEGSIPVSMGSMISLVSLDLSHNNLSGSIPKSLEALQYLNYFNVSFNTLSGEIPSGGSFRNFTMDSFKGNKALCGIPRFHVPICLAVSDHRSKRKKVEQDSFIAFETVALFSIVSLALIFVRYKRKDKKTRDVDKLISTVPERISYYELVQATEQFNESNLLGTGSSCSVYKGILNNGKVVAVTVFNIQLEGISKIFDVECEILRSIRHRCLNSVISCCSNEEFKALVLEYMPNGNLEKWLYSHNYFLNSMERLNIMIDVASALEYLHGGYSTPIVHSDLKPSNVLLDEDMVARVSDFGIAKLLFDGDSTALTNTLGTLGIIFCLNSLYYVTSMSTKNQHHLKNGWKTLHAMIKLNKVKHLNCHVRLTTYIN; translated from the exons ATGTGTGCAAGTGAAATAAGTGGTGCATGTTTCATGGCTAAGATAATACTATGGTGCAACAGTTTCACTGGGAATCTTACAATCTCAACAAAGTTTGAAATCACCGAAAACTGCATGACAG GGATTATTCCTACTGAATTTGGGCAACTTCGCCGAATGAAGATGTTAGGGTTAGCATTGAATAGCTTTGGTAGTATTCCACGTGAGCTCTTTAACATTTCTACTCTTCAAGTTCTCTCACTTGTTGAGAATGCTAT GTCATTAAGTTATGTATCTATCTCTGATAATCCACTATACGGAATCATTCCAGCTTCTGTTAGGAATTTATCTTCCTCACTTGTAGAATTCACAGCCTCCGGATGCAAATTAAATGGCAGCATTCCTGTTCAAATAGGCAATTTAAGCAGATTGACGATCTTGGCATTCGATAGCAATGAATTATCTGGTAATATTCCCCTCTCCATCAAACATCTGCATAAGCTTCAAAGATTGTATCTTGCAGATAACATGTTGCAAGGCCCCATTCCAGAGGTTGTGTGTCATTTATACAACCTCAACTTTATAAAGATGGACAACAATCAGTTTTCAGGTTCAATTCCGATATGTTTGGGAAACATCTCTTCTTTAAGATATATTTTTATGTACTCCAACATGTTGCATTCAAGCATACCTTCAAGCTTATGGGATCTAAAAGATTTGCTGAATCTTGACTTATCTTCAAATTCATTCAGTGGGGTTTTACTTGAAAAGGTGAGTAATTTAGGAGCAGCAATCTCAATAGATCTATCAATGAATCAGTTGGCAGGGCCTATTCCGAGCACTGTTGGAAAGCTACAGAATTTGGCTAATCTAGCTTTGGCAAATAACAACCTTGAAGGATCTATTCCAGTTTCCATGGGAAGCATGATAAGTTTGGTGAGTCTTGACTTGTCTCACAACAACCTCTCTGGCTCAATTCCAAAGTCGTTGGAAGCACTTCAATACCTCAACTACTTTAATGTCTCTTTCAATACTTTGAGTGGAGAAATTCCAAGTGGTGGTTCTTTCAGAAACTTCACTATGGATTCTTTTAAGGGAAATAAGGCATTGTGTGGAATTCCAAGGTTCCATGTCCCAATATGTCTTGCTGTTTCTGATCACAGatcaaaaaggaaaaaggtgGAACAAGATTCATTTATTGCTTTTGAGACTGTGGCTTTGTTTTCAATTGTTTCTCTAGCTCTTATCTTTGTCAGATACAAAAGGAAAGATAAGAAAACTAGAGATGTTGATAAGCTGATATCCACTGTACCAGAAAGAATCTCTTATTATGAACTTGTGCAAGCAACTGAACAATTCAATGAGAGCAATTTGCTTGGCACTGGGAGTTCTTGCAGTGTCTACAAGGGAATTCTGAACAATGGGAAGGTTGTCGCTGTCACGGTGTTTAACATTCAGTTAGAAGGTATTTCAAAGATATTTGATGTTGAATGTGAGATTCTTCGTAGCATTCGACACAGGTGTCTGAACAGTGTCATAAGCTGTTGTTCCAATGAAGAGTTCAAGGCATTAGTACTTGAATATATGCCCAATGGAAACCTTGAGAAATGGTTATATTCCCACAACTATTTCTTGAATTCCATGGAAAGATTGAATATAATGATCGATGTAGCATCGGCTTTGGAGTATCTTCACGGTGGCTATTCGACGCCTATTGTCCACAGTGACTTGAAGCCAAGTAATGTCTTGTTAGATGAAGATATGGTTGCCCGTGTAAGCGATTTTGGGATAGCAAAGTTGCTATTTGATGGAGATAGCACAGCGTTAACCAACACCCTAGGAACATTGGGTATTATATTTTGCCTTAACTCTTTATACTATGTCACTTCCATGTCAACTAAAAATCAGCATCATTTGAAAAATGGTTGGAAAACTTTGCATGCtatgataaaattaaataaa gTAAAACATTTGAATTGCCACGTGCGCTTGACTACCTATATTAATTAG